In Bacteroidetes bacterium GWF2_43_63, a single genomic region encodes these proteins:
- a CDS encoding HAD family hydrolase, translating to MSRIKVIAFDGDDTLWVNEPYYQETERQFCELMNEYATPEQVSSALLKTEIQNMSLYGYGAKGFTLSMVETAIKVSKDKVSAKTINVILELGKELIDKPVELLGDVKNILTELKTRYTVVIATKGDLLDQQRKLKKSGLETHFHHIEIMSDKTEADYQLLFKKLDISPADFMMVGNSLKSDILPVIGLGGTAIYIPYHVTWQHETETVPAGHPNLIQVKKISDIWGVLGN from the coding sequence ATGAGCCGGATTAAAGTAATAGCCTTTGATGGAGATGATACATTGTGGGTGAATGAGCCCTATTATCAGGAAACAGAGCGACAATTTTGCGAATTGATGAATGAGTATGCCACTCCGGAGCAGGTTTCATCAGCACTGCTGAAAACTGAAATCCAGAATATGAGCCTGTATGGATACGGTGCCAAAGGCTTCACATTGTCAATGGTTGAGACTGCCATAAAAGTCAGTAAGGACAAGGTTTCTGCTAAGACAATCAATGTTATTCTGGAATTGGGCAAAGAACTCATTGATAAGCCTGTGGAGCTTTTAGGCGATGTTAAAAATATCCTGACTGAATTGAAAACACGCTACACTGTTGTGATAGCAACAAAAGGCGATTTACTCGATCAGCAACGAAAGCTTAAAAAGTCTGGACTTGAGACTCATTTTCATCATATTGAAATCATGAGCGACAAGACAGAAGCTGATTACCAGCTCCTATTTAAAAAACTTGATATTAGCCCGGCCGACTTTATGATGGTTGGGAACTCTCTCAAATCCGACATTCTTCCAGTCATTGGCCTGGGCGGCACAGCTATTTACATCCCCTACCATGTTACCTGGCAGCACGAGACCGAGACAGTACCAGCCGGACATCCAAATCTAATTCAAGTAAAAAAAATTTCAGATATCTGGGGTGTTTTGGGGAATTGA
- a CDS encoding ferrous iron transport protein B: MKLSELNIHQSAVIVKVTGHGAFRKRITEMGFVKGKTVRVVKKAPLKDPVEYEIMGYHVSLRLSEAGLIEVVGTPDADANETGNYLGTITDESLREVIHEKSNTIRIALVGNPNCGKTTLFNFASGSHEHVGNYGGVTVDSKEATIRSGDYRLKVTDLPGTYSITEYTPEELFVRNHILENMPDVVVNVIDASNLERNLFLTTQLIDMNIKVVIALNMYDELEQKGVQLNHDELGKLIGIPVVPTVAVKGHGVENLISTIIQVFEDQNSVLRHIHINYGPSVEEAIMQIQRELKKNRDLVIRYSTRYLSVKLIENDQATLNSLKSCDNFDDIEMQAQRCIQKIETEFREKSETILTDAKYGFIAGALAETCIGCSEKKTSKKWDPDNLLTHKIWGFPVFMIFMWLMFQATFTIGSYPMDWIDAGVAMLSDTLSSLIPSGAFHDLLIDGIIGGVGGVIIFLPNILILFFFISMMEDTGYMARVSFIMDKLMHKIGLHGKSFIPLLMGFGCNVPAIMATRTLGNRKDRIMTMLITPFMSCSARLPVYVLIISAFFTQYQGLVLFSVYAAGVILAIVVALILKNTIFSKQDIPFVMELPPYRIPTLKNTTRHMWFKGAQYLKKMGTVILIASILIWALGYYPRHVESSVDYDGQIAAIEVSTSVPNDVKADSIATINLMKASEHQEKSYIGQLGHFIEPVIRPLGFDWKIGVSLITGLAAKEIVVGSMGVLYQIGPDEDASSQGLIEKLQNQVHSSGELQGQKVFTPIVAFGFMLFILIYFPCIAVIAAIRKESNWGWAVFTMVYTTALAWLVAFAVYQVGNILI; encoded by the coding sequence ATGAAACTATCTGAACTGAACATACATCAAAGCGCCGTAATAGTAAAAGTCACCGGACACGGTGCTTTCCGCAAGCGCATTACCGAAATGGGTTTTGTAAAAGGTAAAACTGTACGTGTCGTAAAAAAAGCACCATTGAAGGATCCGGTGGAATATGAAATAATGGGATACCATGTCTCGTTGCGACTGAGCGAGGCAGGCCTGATAGAAGTTGTTGGCACACCCGATGCTGACGCAAACGAGACAGGAAACTACCTGGGTACTATTACCGATGAATCTTTGCGTGAAGTAATACATGAAAAAAGTAATACGATCCGGATTGCACTGGTAGGTAATCCCAACTGTGGAAAAACAACATTGTTCAATTTTGCATCAGGCTCGCACGAACACGTTGGCAACTATGGCGGTGTTACGGTCGATTCGAAAGAAGCAACCATTCGCAGCGGCGATTACAGGCTAAAAGTGACCGATTTGCCCGGTACCTATTCCATCACCGAATATACACCCGAAGAATTGTTTGTCCGCAATCATATCCTGGAAAACATGCCCGATGTGGTTGTAAATGTAATCGATGCATCGAATCTGGAGCGAAATTTATTCCTGACAACCCAGCTTATCGATATGAACATCAAAGTGGTAATAGCTTTGAATATGTACGATGAACTTGAACAAAAAGGCGTACAATTGAATCATGATGAACTTGGCAAACTGATCGGAATTCCTGTCGTTCCAACAGTTGCAGTAAAGGGTCATGGTGTGGAGAATCTGATTTCAACCATCATTCAGGTGTTCGAAGACCAGAATTCTGTATTAAGACATATTCATATCAACTATGGTCCTTCCGTAGAAGAAGCAATAATGCAAATTCAGCGCGAGCTTAAGAAAAACAGGGATCTGGTTATTCGCTATTCAACACGATATCTGTCGGTGAAGCTTATCGAAAACGATCAGGCCACTTTAAATTCACTTAAAAGTTGCGACAACTTCGACGACATTGAAATGCAGGCACAGCGCTGCATTCAAAAAATTGAAACCGAATTCCGCGAAAAATCTGAAACCATTCTCACCGATGCAAAATATGGTTTTATTGCAGGCGCTTTGGCTGAAACCTGCATTGGATGCAGCGAAAAAAAGACGTCAAAAAAATGGGACCCCGATAATCTGCTCACACATAAAATCTGGGGGTTCCCTGTTTTTATGATTTTTATGTGGCTGATGTTTCAGGCTACCTTTACCATCGGTAGTTATCCAATGGACTGGATAGATGCAGGTGTAGCCATGCTAAGTGACACACTAAGCAGTCTGATTCCGTCGGGAGCGTTTCACGATCTGCTCATTGATGGCATCATCGGAGGAGTGGGCGGCGTGATTATATTTCTTCCCAATATTCTAATTTTGTTTTTCTTCATTTCAATGATGGAAGATACCGGTTACATGGCGCGCGTATCCTTTATTATGGATAAACTGATGCATAAAATCGGTCTGCACGGAAAATCATTTATTCCGCTGCTGATGGGCTTTGGCTGCAACGTTCCGGCCATTATGGCTACCCGCACACTGGGAAACCGCAAAGACCGTATAATGACCATGCTCATAACACCATTTATGTCGTGTAGTGCGCGATTACCCGTATATGTGCTCATTATTTCAGCGTTTTTTACCCAATATCAGGGACTTGTACTGTTTTCGGTGTATGCAGCCGGTGTAATTTTGGCCATTGTGGTAGCATTGATTCTGAAAAACACGATTTTTTCAAAACAAGACATTCCATTTGTGATGGAATTACCGCCATACCGCATTCCAACGTTGAAAAACACTACCCGTCACATGTGGTTCAAAGGCGCTCAATATCTCAAAAAAATGGGAACTGTTATTCTTATTGCTTCAATTCTGATTTGGGCATTGGGATATTATCCACGTCATGTTGAATCCAGTGTAGATTATGACGGACAAATTGCAGCTATCGAAGTATCAACCTCTGTGCCCAACGACGTGAAAGCCGATTCTATTGCAACCATCAATCTAATGAAAGCATCTGAACATCAGGAAAAATCATACATCGGACAGCTCGGTCATTTTATTGAACCTGTCATTCGGCCCCTGGGTTTCGATTGGAAAATAGGTGTCAGTCTTATCACCGGCCTGGCGGCCAAAGAAATAGTTGTCGGTTCGATGGGTGTTTTATATCAGATAGGGCCCGATGAAGACGCAAGTTCGCAGGGCTTGATAGAAAAACTGCAAAACCAGGTTCACAGCAGCGGTGAATTACAAGGACAAAAAGTGTTTACACCAATTGTAGCCTTTGGTTTTATGCTGTTTATTCTGATCTATTTTCCATGTATCGCCGTTATTGCGGCAATACGGAAAGAATCAAACTGGGGCTGGGCAGTATTCACCATGGTGTACACCACCGCTCTTGCATGGCTGGTAGCCTTTGCCGTTTATCAGGTCGGAAATATATTAATTTAA